From Candidatus Neomarinimicrobiota bacterium, one genomic window encodes:
- a CDS encoding acyl-CoA dehydrogenase family protein, whose protein sequence is MTKLNETDIVAKVRKFLAENLIPLEEEFLLNGFLSVSEVLEEKRQLAKKEGLWTPYLPESDGGLGLSLTQFAAVSEELGRTPLGHYVLNCQAPDIGNIELVSLHGTADQKRVFLEPLIRGEIRSCFAMTEPENPGSNPVLLDTSAEKDGDNYLINGQKWFTSSADGASFTVVMAVTNPQSESKYGRASMILVPMDASGLEIVENTPVMGGTGEGYASHSELRFTDCRVPSDNLLGPEGEGFRLAQERLGPGRIHHCMRWIGICERAFDLMCRHASRRRITSDSLLADQAIVRAWVAESRAEINSARLMVLDAAEKVERQGTSSARTEISLIKFYVASILQKILDRAIQALGALGVTDYTPLAYWYRHERAARIYDGPDEVHKLSAAKQILKKYDSE, encoded by the coding sequence ATGACTAAGCTGAACGAAACAGATATCGTTGCCAAAGTAAGAAAGTTTTTAGCGGAAAATCTCATTCCGCTTGAAGAAGAGTTTCTCCTCAACGGATTTCTCTCGGTTTCGGAGGTTCTCGAGGAAAAGCGACAGCTCGCCAAGAAGGAAGGTCTATGGACGCCGTATCTGCCCGAATCGGACGGTGGACTTGGTCTCTCTCTCACCCAATTTGCGGCGGTGAGTGAAGAACTCGGTCGTACGCCGCTGGGACATTACGTCCTCAACTGCCAGGCGCCCGATATCGGAAACATCGAGCTGGTCTCACTCCACGGCACGGCTGACCAGAAACGGGTCTTTCTTGAACCTCTCATCAGAGGAGAGATTCGAAGCTGTTTCGCCATGACTGAGCCGGAGAATCCGGGGTCCAATCCTGTGCTGCTTGACACGTCAGCAGAAAAGGATGGCGATAACTATCTCATCAACGGCCAGAAATGGTTCACCAGTTCCGCTGATGGAGCTTCTTTCACAGTTGTGATGGCTGTTACAAATCCGCAATCGGAGAGCAAGTATGGCAGGGCAAGCATGATCCTCGTTCCCATGGATGCATCGGGCCTGGAGATTGTGGAGAACACACCTGTCATGGGCGGCACGGGAGAGGGTTATGCCAGCCATTCCGAATTGCGATTCACCGATTGTCGAGTCCCCAGTGATAACTTGCTCGGTCCCGAGGGCGAAGGATTTCGACTGGCTCAGGAGCGGCTCGGTCCCGGCAGAATTCATCACTGTATGAGATGGATCGGGATCTGCGAACGCGCCTTTGATCTCATGTGCCGTCACGCATCCCGCCGTCGCATAACGAGCGATAGTCTTTTGGCGGACCAGGCCATTGTGAGAGCATGGGTTGCTGAGAGCCGCGCCGAGATAAATTCGGCACGCCTGATGGTTCTTGACGCCGCTGAAAAGGTGGAACGCCAGGGGACCAGCAGTGCGCGGACTGAAATCTCACTCATTAAGTTTTACGTTGCTAGTATCCTTCAGAAAATCCTCGACCGCGCCATCCAGGCACTCGGCGCCCTTGGTGTAACGGACTACACCCCCCTCGCCTACTGGTACCGCCACGAACGGGCAGCGCGCATCTATGACGGACCGGACGAAGTCCACAAACTGTCGGCCGCGAAACAGATACTGAAAAAGTACGACTCGGAGTAA
- a CDS encoding nitrilase-related carbon-nitrogen hydrolase — MRIALIQQHATEDKRKNIDHGLKHLKKASLEGAKLAVYAELAFTRFHPQYRAEEDVLKLAETVPGPTTDAFVAKAKELGMVMIINLFERAGDMTYDSSPVIDSDGTLLGVTRMTHIADYACFYEKDYYTPGDSGAPVYDTSVGKVGVAICYDRHYPEYMRALGLKGAELVVIPQAGTAGEWPEGLYEAELQVASFQNGYYCALANRVGREGEMNFAGESFVTSPSGAVVARAPRGEDFVLVTDIDLSEVGQSHARTMFFRDRRPNIYPLD; from the coding sequence ATGCGAATCGCCCTCATCCAGCAGCACGCAACAGAAGATAAACGGAAGAACATCGACCACGGTCTGAAGCATCTCAAAAAAGCTTCCTTAGAAGGCGCAAAGCTGGCTGTCTATGCCGAACTGGCCTTCACCCGCTTCCACCCACAGTACCGCGCCGAAGAGGACGTCCTAAAACTTGCTGAAACCGTCCCCGGTCCCACTACAGATGCGTTCGTTGCGAAAGCGAAGGAGCTGGGGATGGTGATGATCATCAACCTCTTCGAGCGGGCTGGAGATATGACCTACGATTCGTCTCCCGTCATCGATTCAGATGGTACTCTATTAGGCGTGACACGGATGACTCACATCGCCGATTACGCCTGTTTCTACGAAAAGGACTATTACACCCCGGGTGACAGCGGGGCGCCCGTATACGATACATCAGTGGGGAAGGTGGGTGTGGCCATCTGCTACGACCGTCACTATCCTGAGTACATGCGTGCCCTCGGACTTAAGGGAGCGGAACTTGTGGTGATTCCCCAGGCGGGAACGGCGGGTGAGTGGCCGGAAGGACTTTACGAGGCGGAGCTTCAGGTGGCGTCATTCCAGAACGGATACTACTGTGCGCTGGCGAATCGTGTCGGCAGAGAGGGCGAAATGAACTTTGCGGGAGAATCATTTGTCACCTCACCTTCCGGTGCGGTCGTTGCGAGGGCCCCGCGAGGAGAGGATTTTGTGCTGGTAACAGATATTGACCTCTCTGAAGTTGGTCAGTCCCACGCCAGGACTATGTTCTTCCGAGACAGGCGGCCGAATATCTATCCTCTGGACTAA
- a CDS encoding SMP-30/gluconolactonase/LRE family protein, translating into MIIKSFIKTVLAVIVLLLLYLAFWPVAVDPVAWESKPAPSLDGKFAPNDYLAQADIFGKGDGIGPEDIEVDSEGRIYAPYEDGRVLRYDSSGENSELFVNTGGRPLGMEFDADGNLIICDAKRGLLSVSPDGELTVLATEAGGVPFKFTDDVDIAQNGTIYFTDASHKFGIEDYRSDIMEHRGNGRLLAYHPISGETSVVKDGLYFANGVAVSPDQMYVLVNETSSYTVQKVRIAGEKAGTSEVLLENLPGIPDGISSNGKGTFWIAFPSKRKDILDNLSHKPFMRKLIMRLPESMQPAPEHYGFVIGIDGDGNILHNLQDPSPESFSPITSVEEHDGMLFLGSLTYNGFARVTAP; encoded by the coding sequence GTGATAATAAAATCGTTTATCAAAACTGTATTGGCCGTAATAGTCTTGCTCCTTCTTTACCTTGCATTCTGGCCTGTTGCCGTTGATCCCGTTGCCTGGGAATCGAAACCAGCTCCATCACTCGATGGTAAATTCGCACCCAATGACTATCTAGCGCAAGCTGATATTTTCGGAAAGGGTGACGGTATCGGTCCGGAGGATATTGAAGTGGACAGCGAAGGCAGGATTTATGCACCGTATGAAGACGGCCGCGTACTGCGCTACGACAGCAGCGGGGAAAACAGTGAACTGTTCGTCAACACAGGCGGAAGACCTCTCGGCATGGAGTTTGATGCTGACGGCAATCTCATCATCTGCGACGCCAAGAGAGGGCTTTTGTCCGTTTCGCCCGATGGAGAGCTGACGGTCCTCGCGACTGAAGCCGGAGGCGTCCCGTTCAAGTTTACTGATGATGTGGATATTGCGCAGAATGGCACGATCTATTTTACTGATGCATCGCATAAGTTTGGCATTGAAGATTATCGGTCAGACATAATGGAACACCGGGGAAACGGGAGACTGTTAGCGTACCATCCTATCAGCGGAGAGACCAGCGTCGTGAAAGACGGTCTCTATTTTGCTAACGGTGTCGCCGTCAGTCCCGATCAAATGTATGTGCTTGTGAATGAGACAAGTTCCTACACGGTGCAAAAGGTGCGGATAGCGGGCGAGAAGGCGGGGACGTCAGAGGTTCTTCTGGAGAATCTCCCTGGCATACCCGACGGGATCTCATCCAACGGGAAAGGAACGTTCTGGATTGCTTTCCCTTCAAAGCGCAAGGATATCCTTGACAACCTGTCTCATAAACCGTTCATGAGAAAACTTATCATGCGACTGCCCGAGTCCATGCAACCTGCGCCGGAGCACTACGGTTTTGTCATCGGCATCGACGGGGATGGAAACATCCTTCATAACCTGCAGGACCCATCACCGGAATCTTTTTCGCCCATTACCAGTGTGGAGGAGCATGATGGGATGCTCTTCCTTGGGAGCCTCACCTATAACGGTTTTGCCCGGGTAACGGCGCCCTGA
- a CDS encoding phosphotransferase family protein has product MCYSEDTIDVRPEERFDTVRLREYLKGSLEGTQNKLKVRQFSGGAANLTYLLDYGTHEYVLRRPPLGPVAPTSHDMAREYRVLSILYKTFPCAPQAFLFCDDSKVIGASFFIMERKRGVVVRKTVPEVFVAMEDSPRRMSEALVDRLAEFHAVDFASLGLGDLGRPEGFIQRQVEGWFKRWEAAKHEDLEEMDDLYAWLTENLPTVSDTALVHNDYKLDNLMFSPTDPGHVVAIFDWDMCTLGDPLNDLGALLCYWSEPSDPAFFKRASMMPTDVHFLTREALVQRYAEKGTRNVTNIRFYHVLGLFRLIGIAAQIYIRFVRGQTKDARFAAFGDLIPLISRYALSLIAKT; this is encoded by the coding sequence ATGTGCTATTCCGAGGACACCATTGACGTCCGTCCAGAAGAGCGGTTTGATACCGTCCGCTTACGCGAGTACTTGAAAGGATCACTCGAGGGAACGCAGAATAAGCTGAAGGTTCGTCAATTCAGCGGCGGCGCGGCTAACCTCACCTACCTTCTCGATTACGGCACACATGAATACGTACTCAGACGTCCCCCTCTCGGTCCCGTAGCCCCCACCTCCCACGACATGGCTCGCGAATACCGGGTGCTGTCGATTCTGTACAAGACATTCCCTTGTGCCCCGCAAGCTTTCCTTTTTTGTGATGACAGTAAAGTCATCGGTGCTTCTTTTTTCATCATGGAGAGGAAGCGAGGTGTGGTGGTACGTAAAACCGTACCGGAAGTGTTTGTCGCGATGGAGGATTCCCCCCGGCGGATGAGCGAAGCCCTCGTAGACCGTCTGGCGGAGTTCCACGCGGTCGACTTTGCGTCGTTGGGACTTGGGGACCTTGGCAGGCCTGAAGGATTCATCCAGCGCCAGGTAGAAGGGTGGTTCAAACGGTGGGAAGCGGCAAAGCACGAAGATCTGGAAGAGATGGATGATCTTTATGCATGGCTCACTGAGAATCTCCCAACGGTGAGCGATACTGCTCTCGTGCACAATGACTACAAATTAGACAACCTCATGTTCTCCCCCACTGACCCCGGGCACGTGGTTGCCATCTTTGATTGGGACATGTGCACTCTCGGTGATCCCCTCAACGACCTTGGTGCGCTGCTGTGCTACTGGAGTGAGCCGTCCGATCCGGCCTTCTTCAAGCGAGCATCCATGATGCCCACAGACGTGCATTTCCTGACGCGGGAGGCGTTAGTGCAGAGATACGCTGAGAAAGGCACCCGGAATGTGACGAACATCAGATTCTACCACGTGCTGGGGCTTTTCCGCTTGATCGGTATAGCGGCGCAGATTTACATCCGTTTCGTGCGAGGACAAACCAAAGATGCACGCTTTGCGGCCTTTGGTGATCTGATTCCGCTCATCTCGAGATACGCACTCTCGCTTATAGCAAAGACCTAA
- a CDS encoding glucose 1-dehydrogenase, with protein MTVSTQFDLTGKVAIVTGGSRGIGKSIANCFATAGANVVIASRKKEGLDKAAKGIKKGGASVLTVATHTGDDEAVQSLASKTIDTFGAIDIVVNNAATNPHFGPLFGSDESHWDKIWEVNVKGYYKVANACLKTMKERGGGKIINMASILGKIPGSGMGIYSISKAAVIMLTKVMAQELAKDNIQVNAIAPGFVKTDFSRTLWQNEKLHDTIVRGIPQGRMADPDEIVGIALYLASSTSDYTTGETIFVDGGQSLGPAI; from the coding sequence ATGACAGTCAGCACACAATTTGATCTGACCGGTAAAGTGGCCATTGTCACCGGCGGCTCGAGGGGGATTGGGAAATCCATCGCTAACTGTTTCGCCACAGCCGGCGCCAATGTAGTAATCGCCAGTCGAAAAAAGGAAGGGCTGGACAAGGCGGCAAAGGGGATCAAGAAAGGTGGTGCATCCGTTCTCACCGTGGCTACTCATACAGGTGATGACGAGGCTGTCCAATCGCTGGCTTCAAAGACTATTGACACTTTTGGTGCCATCGACATTGTTGTCAATAATGCGGCCACAAATCCCCATTTCGGACCCCTCTTTGGCTCAGATGAAAGTCATTGGGACAAGATATGGGAAGTCAACGTTAAGGGATACTATAAGGTGGCCAACGCGTGCCTCAAGACTATGAAAGAACGTGGCGGCGGCAAGATCATCAACATGGCCAGTATTCTGGGAAAGATTCCCGGCTCGGGTATGGGCATCTACAGCATCAGTAAAGCGGCGGTCATCATGCTTACAAAAGTGATGGCACAGGAGCTGGCGAAGGATAATATTCAGGTCAACGCGATTGCACCGGGATTTGTTAAGACTGATTTCAGTCGCACTCTCTGGCAGAATGAAAAACTCCACGACACCATCGTCAGGGGAATCCCCCAAGGCCGCATGGCCGATCCTGATGAGATTGTTGGGATTGCCCTCTACCTCGCCTCAAGTACCTCGGATTACACTACAGGAGAAACGATTTTTGTTGATGGTGGACAGTCACTTGGGCCGGCCATCTAA